One window of Nitrospirota bacterium genomic DNA carries:
- the rodA gene encoding rod shape-determining protein RodA, protein MLNIKINRRLIKNFDWGTFFIVVLLSIIGIMTIYSATRPLLPHEQPNYHIKQIYWLLLGITALFFIVSFDYIWMSRFAYPAYAAGVVLLLVVLLAGKTGMGAQRWLTIGPLSFQPSEIFRLMFIIVIARHFLELSGTMGLASIIKIFLAFTFIPLIILLKQPDLGTAIILLIMFLSLSIVKGLQKKVVVLLIVIGVISIPFIGNIMWEGLKDYQKNRIVAFMEPEADPAGIGYHINQSKVAIGSGGILGKGYMKGTQGPFRFLPEKQTDFIFAVFAEEWGLVGSISLLLIYLALILRGLDTALKAKDEFGRLLAAGITAMFSTYFFINVGMTLGIMPVVGIPLPFMSYGGTALLSNFIAAGILINIRTRRFELFY, encoded by the coding sequence ATGTTGAACATAAAAATAAACAGGCGGTTGATTAAAAATTTTGACTGGGGCACCTTCTTCATAGTAGTACTTCTGTCTATTATAGGCATAATGACAATATATAGCGCCACACGCCCCTTGCTTCCTCATGAACAGCCGAATTATCACATAAAGCAGATATACTGGCTGCTGCTTGGAATCACAGCGCTGTTTTTTATCGTGAGTTTTGACTATATCTGGATGAGCAGATTTGCTTATCCTGCATATGCGGCAGGCGTAGTCCTGCTTTTAGTGGTCCTCTTAGCGGGGAAGACAGGCATGGGAGCACAAAGATGGCTGACCATCGGGCCGCTTTCTTTTCAGCCGTCCGAAATATTCAGGCTAATGTTCATAATAGTCATAGCGCGGCATTTCCTGGAACTCAGCGGTACAATGGGATTGGCCTCTATTATAAAAATTTTTCTGGCGTTCACGTTTATCCCGTTGATAATCCTGCTCAAGCAGCCCGACCTCGGCACCGCAATTATTCTCTTGATAATGTTCTTGTCGCTCAGCATTGTGAAAGGATTACAAAAAAAAGTTGTCGTACTTCTGATTGTAATCGGAGTGATCTCAATCCCATTCATCGGCAACATAATGTGGGAAGGACTGAAAGATTATCAGAAAAACAGGATTGTTGCATTCATGGAGCCTGAGGCAGATCCGGCAGGTATCGGTTATCACATAAACCAGTCAAAGGTTGCTATAGGCTCAGGCGGTATTCTTGGAAAAGGCTACATGAAGGGAACGCAAGGGCCGTTCAGGTTTCTTCCGGAGAAACAGACTGATTTTATCTTTGCGGTATTCGCAGAGGAATGGGGGCTTGTTGGAAGCATTTCCCTTCTGCTTATCTACCTCGCCTTAATCCTGAGGGGACTCGATACTGCATTAAAGGCAAAAGATGAATTCGGCAGGCTCCTCGCTGCCGGAATAACAGCCATGTTCTCAACCTACTTCTTTATAAATGTAGGCATGACTCTCGGCATTATGCCTGTAGTCGGCATTCCCCTACCTTTTATGAGCTACGGCGGCACAGCGCTTCTCTCAAACTTCATTGCAGCCGGCATCCTCATAAACATAAGGACAAGGAGATTTGAACTCTTTTATTAA
- the mrdA gene encoding penicillin-binding protein 2 — protein MSNNSRDRILLASYVIIGLFALFAIRLWQLQVLQGKEYGKISMGNMLRIIKSPAPRGIIYDRNSAPLVKNSPYFYASLMPDNLKQVNIQYLADILGINAGDIYARINKKGLSPFEPVKLKEGLTFKEIAAIEARRSDFPGLIIDIDMSREYLYGDIGAHIIGYLGKLNPSQSKNPEFKDVPPEAFIGQWGAELLFDRTLRGIPGERIIEIDALGREIKLLQENPPVKGEDLKLSIDINLQKAAEEAFAGRAGAVVALKPDTGEILGLVSRPSFDPNLFARGVNYSQWTALIQDKKVPMLNRALQSQYPPGSTFKIVTAIAALNEGVITPDTKVTCTGGITYGKWQFGCWKKGGHGTVSLHKAIVESCDVYFYEAGKRLGIDKIAEYARKLGLGSETGLQLVKERSGLIPDTKWKHEKRNQQWYLGETFNAAIGQGYVSVTPMQMAQLMSVVANGGLIYRPVMVKAETPLQPVASVNIKPQVFDLVRDGLYGVVNEGGGTGGAAKSSVAPVGGKTGTAQVVSIRKSSHQLPEKFRDHAWFVAFAPVEKPAIALCVFVEHGGHGGGAAAPIAKLAIEAYLKNKQNSSSVAQ, from the coding sequence ATGAGCAATAACAGCAGAGACAGAATATTGCTGGCAAGTTATGTCATTATCGGGTTATTCGCGCTGTTTGCAATCAGGCTGTGGCAGCTTCAGGTTCTTCAGGGAAAAGAATACGGAAAAATATCCATGGGGAACATGCTCCGTATAATTAAAAGCCCTGCTCCCAGAGGAATAATATATGACAGAAACAGCGCTCCCCTGGTAAAAAATTCTCCATATTTTTACGCTTCACTCATGCCCGATAATTTAAAACAGGTAAATATACAGTATTTAGCTGATATTCTTGGAATCAACGCCGGTGATATTTATGCCAGAATAAACAAAAAAGGACTGAGTCCGTTTGAACCTGTAAAACTTAAGGAAGGGCTCACGTTCAAGGAAATAGCGGCGATAGAAGCAAGGCGCTCAGATTTTCCGGGATTGATAATTGACATTGACATGAGCCGTGAATATCTGTACGGAGATATCGGAGCCCATATCATCGGGTATCTCGGTAAACTTAACCCTTCCCAGTCAAAAAATCCGGAATTCAAAGATGTGCCGCCGGAGGCATTTATCGGACAATGGGGCGCAGAGCTTTTATTTGACAGGACTCTGCGCGGAATACCAGGAGAAAGGATTATAGAAATTGACGCCCTTGGAAGAGAGATAAAACTTCTGCAGGAAAACCCTCCTGTTAAGGGAGAAGACTTAAAATTGAGCATAGACATTAATCTGCAGAAAGCTGCGGAAGAGGCCTTTGCAGGAAGAGCAGGGGCAGTGGTTGCTTTGAAGCCTGACACAGGAGAAATACTCGGGCTTGTGAGCAGGCCGTCTTTTGACCCTAATCTGTTTGCGCGCGGCGTCAATTACAGTCAGTGGACAGCGTTGATTCAGGATAAAAAAGTGCCTATGCTTAACAGGGCGCTCCAGAGCCAGTATCCGCCGGGGTCAACATTCAAGATTGTCACGGCTATTGCAGCGCTCAATGAAGGAGTAATCACGCCTGACACAAAAGTTACCTGCACCGGAGGAATAACCTACGGGAAGTGGCAGTTTGGCTGCTGGAAAAAGGGCGGACACGGAACCGTTTCTCTGCACAAAGCTATAGTTGAATCATGCGATGTTTATTTTTATGAAGCAGGAAAACGTCTCGGAATAGATAAAATTGCAGAGTATGCAAGAAAACTCGGACTCGGAAGCGAAACAGGATTGCAACTGGTAAAAGAGCGCTCAGGACTGATACCGGACACCAAGTGGAAGCATGAGAAAAGAAACCAGCAGTGGTATCTCGGTGAGACATTCAATGCAGCCATAGGCCAGGGCTATGTATCCGTCACCCCAATGCAGATGGCTCAACTTATGAGCGTGGTTGCCAATGGAGGTTTAATATACAGGCCTGTAATGGTTAAAGCAGAGACGCCGTTACAGCCTGTTGCGAGTGTGAATATAAAACCTCAGGTTTTTGACCTTGTAAGAGACGGCCTTTACGGTGTTGTAAATGAAGGCGGCGGGACAGGCGGAGCGGCAAAATCATCTGTTGCGCCCGTTGGAGGGAAAACAGGCACAGCACAGGTAGTAAGCATAAGGAAAAGCTCACATCAACTGCCTGAAAAATTTCGTGACCATGCGTGGTTTGTGGCATTTGCGCCTGTAGAAAAACCCGCGATTGCACTATGCGTTTTTGTTGAGCACGGCGGCCACGGCGGCGGAGCCGCAGCTCCTATTGCAAAGCTGGCAATAGAAGCGTATCTGAAAAATAAACAGAACAGTAGCTCAGTAGCACAGTAG